One segment of Calliopsis andreniformis isolate RMS-2024a chromosome 1, iyCalAndr_principal, whole genome shotgun sequence DNA contains the following:
- the Cyp6aq1 gene encoding cytochrome P450 6AQ1 — MAVLTPHWGLDGIIIFLSLIIAAYMFMTRNFKYWAKQGVAEQPPIPFFGNFLKCILQKQSAGMFLKDMYDRSKGLPYVGIYVFDKPCLVLRDPELIKHVLVKDFNSFTDKYAAVDKSDPIGYSNIFLMTNTTWKLLRSRLSPFFTSGKLKKMMDLMMVIADDLDRYLDGLDLGGPGKEIEWKDVCANFTTDMIGSTAFGLRANTIYNPNAEFKRQRIKLFHPNIVRAFEVASIFFMPDLVKYTRSKFFENGFSNFMRVAFWEVFNHRVKSGEKRNDLIDLLIELRNTYKDEHATEDFEFDGDDLVGQAAAFFTGGFETSSSTMSFTLYELALQLDIQKRLRKEIFDALEETGGKVTYEMVVSLPYLDQVIAETLRKYPPLPFVDRRAMVDYKLPGTNVVLKKGTGVYIPMVALHNDPQYYPDPDKYDPERFSEENKKNRPSCVYFPFGEGPRNCIGMRLGLIQSKLGIIQVLRKYEVTPTENTIIPMESDPKVLTTASRGGVYLNTRKITTDAG; from the exons ATGGCTGTGTTAACTCCTCACTGGGGCCTGGACGGCATCATAATCTTTCTATCCCTGATAATAGCTGCTTACATGTTCATGACACGAAACTTTAAGTACTGGGCGAAACAGGGCGTCGCGGAGCAACCACCGATACCGTTTTTCGGGAATTTCTTGAAGTGTATACTGCAGAAACAATCAGCGGGAATGTTCCTGAAAGATATGTATGATCGATCCAAGGGATTGCCTTACGTAGGAATCTATGTTTTCGACAAACCTTGCTTAGTGCTGCGAGATCCTGAGCTTATAAAGCACGTCTTGGTGAAGGATTTTAACTCGTTCACTGATAAATATGCTGCCGTTGACAAAAGCGATCCTATTGGATATTCGAATATCTTTCTTATGACTAATACTACGTGGAAGTTACTTAGGTCGAGGTTATCACCCTTCTTCACGTCTGGTAAATTGAAGAAGATGATGGATCTCATGATGGTAATCGCTGATGACCTTGACAGATACCTTGATGGTTTAGACTTAGGAG GACCAGGGAAAGAAATCGAATGGAAAGATGTTTGTGCCAATTTCACCACAGATATGATCGGCAGCACAGCCTTTGGCTTAAGAGCTAATACTATATACAATCCAAATGCGGAGTTCAAACGGCAGAGAATTAAACTGTTCCACCCGAATATCGTCCGAGCTTTCGAAGTAGCCAGTATATTTTTCATGCCGGACTTAGTCAAATACACTCGCTCGAAATTTTTCGAGAATGGCTTCAGCAATTTCATGCGAGTGGCTTTCTGGGAGGTATTCAATCACCGAGTGAAATCAGGAGAAAAACGAAACGATCTCATTGACCTTTTGATTGAACTCAGGAACACTTATAAGGATGAGCACGCTACGGAAGATTTTG AGTTCGATGGTGACGACTTAGTGGGACAAGCAGCAGCGTTTTTCACTGGTGGATTTGAGACTTCTTCAAGTACCATGTCCTTTACGCTTTACGAGCTTGCTCTGCAATTGGATATACAAAAacgattgaggaaagagatCTTTGATGCGCTTGAGGAAACTGGTGGCAAAGTTACTTATGAGATG GTTGTGTCGTTACCGTACCTTGATCAGGTGATCGCAGAAACTCTTCGCAAATATCCACCACTGCCATTTGTGGACCGCAGAGCCATGGTGGACTACAAATTGCCTGGCACTAATGTGGTGCTGAAGAAAGGAACTGGAGTATATATTCCAATGGTAGCATTGCACAATGATCCACAGTATTATCCAGATCCAGATAAATACGATCCCGAAAGGTTTTCCgaggaaaataaaaagaacagaccAAGTTGTGTCTACTTTCCCTTCGGCGAGGGACCACGAAATTGTATCG GTATGCGATTAGGACTAATACAGTCGAAGCTTGGAATAATTCAAGTATTGAGAAAATACGAGGTGACACCCACCGAGAATACAATAATCCCAATGGAAAGTGATCCTAAAGTTCTAACTACAGCATCCCGTGGAGGAGTTTATTTGAATACGCGGAAGATCACCACCGACGCTGGCTAA